The Actinotalea sp. JY-7876 sequence GGCACCGCGTCGTGCACGGTGGCGCCGTCTTCTCCGAGCCGGTGCTCGTGGACGACGACGTCGTCAAGGCGATCGAGGAGATCTCCCCGCTCGCGCCGCTGCACAACCCGGCGAACCTGCGCGGCATCGAGGTCGCGCGCCAGCTGCTGCCCGACGTGCCGCACGTGGTCGTGTTCGACACCGCGTTCTTCCAGACCCTGCCGGACGCCGCGTCGACGTACGCGCTCGACCGCGAGGTCGCGGAGAAGCACGGCGTGCGGCGGTACGGGTTCCACGGCACGTCGCACCAGTACGTCTCCGGCAAGGTCTCGCGCGTGCTGGGACGGCGGGTCACCGACCTCAACCAGATCGTGCTCCACCTGGGCAACGGCGCGTCGGCGTCGGCCGTGCGCGGCGGTGTCGCGGTCGAGACCTCCATGGGCATGACGCCGCTCGAGGGCCTGGTCATGGGGACGCGCACGGGTGACATCGACCCGGCCGTCATCGTCCACCTGTACCGCAACGCGGGGATGTCGATCGACGAGATCGACGACCTGCTCAACCGCCGCAGCGGGCTCAAGGGCCTCGCGGGGCAGAACGACTTCCGCGAGCTGCACCAGCTCGTCGAGGCGGGCGACGAGGCGGCCTCGCGGGCGCTGGACGTGTACATCCACCGCCTGCGCAAGTACGTCGGCGCCTACCTCGCCGTGCTCGGTCGCGTGGACGTCATCGCGTTCACCGCGGGCGTCGGCGAGAACGACGACATCGTCCGGGCCCGCGCCCTGGCCGGGCTCGAAGGCCTGGGCATCGCGGTGGACCCGGAGCGCAACGCGGGCCGCAAGAGCCAGCCGACGATCATCTCGCCGGACTGGACCTCCACCCTCGTCATGGTCGTCCCGACGAACGAGGAGCTCGCGATCGCGCGGCAGGCCGTCGCGCTCATCTCGCACGAGTGACGCCGGCGACGGGCGCCCACCCCGCGGTGGGCGCCCGTCGTCGTCCGGCCGGCCCTACGGCAGCCGCAGCGTCTTCGCCGCGCGCAGCACGCCCGTGAACAGGCGCGTCCACCGCTCGCCCGGCAGCGCGTAGAGGCGCCCGAGCCCGAGCCCGTGGTGCGTGCCCCGCTGCACCACGACGGCCTGCGTCCGCGTCACGGCGTGGACGCCCTCGACCCCGTGCCGCCGCCCGAGGCCGGACGCCTTGACGCCGCCCATGGGCGCGGCCGTGCTCCCCCACGCGGCGGCGTACCCGTCGTTGACGCCCACCGCGCCGACCTCCAGGCGCGCCGCGATGCGCCGCGCGCGCGCGACGTCGCGGCACCACACGCTCGCGGCCAGCCCCATGTCGCTGCCGTTCACCAGCTCGACCGCGTGGTCGTCGTCGCGCACGCGCTGCACGGAGACGACCGGCCCGAAGGTCTCCTCGCCCGCGACGACGGCGTCCGGGGGCACGCGGTCGAGCACCGTCGGCTCGAAGACGTACGGCCCGACGTCACGG is a genomic window containing:
- a CDS encoding acetate/propionate family kinase, with product MNPVPGVGQRPSTHSAFGAHGSVLVINSGSSSVKYQLVNPVGGEAIASGLVERIGEAEGYIRHTFGGIRTERRDPVPDHGAALRAVLDLFAEAGPDLAEAHVVAVGHRVVHGGAVFSEPVLVDDDVVKAIEEISPLAPLHNPANLRGIEVARQLLPDVPHVVVFDTAFFQTLPDAASTYALDREVAEKHGVRRYGFHGTSHQYVSGKVSRVLGRRVTDLNQIVLHLGNGASASAVRGGVAVETSMGMTPLEGLVMGTRTGDIDPAVIVHLYRNAGMSIDEIDDLLNRRSGLKGLAGQNDFRELHQLVEAGDEAASRALDVYIHRLRKYVGAYLAVLGRVDVIAFTAGVGENDDIVRARALAGLEGLGIAVDPERNAGRKSQPTIISPDWTSTLVMVVPTNEELAIARQAVALISHE